Proteins from a single region of Aythya fuligula isolate bAytFul2 chromosome 3, bAytFul2.pri, whole genome shotgun sequence:
- the ZC3H12D gene encoding probable ribonuclease ZC3H12D — MEVHHSKLDFFCKLGYSKQDICKVLENLGQEALEDDVLKELIRMGSKPQALESQAQPAPPKLIARGSCSTSPVSQWLGGDESDSSSHLRPIVIDGSNVAMSHGNKEVFSCWGIRLAVDWFRERGHTYIKVFVPLWRKEPPRQDSPIADQHILEELEKQSILVYTPSRKVKGKRVVCYDDRYIVKVAYEKDGVIVSNDHYRDLQNENPEWKWFIEQRLLMYSFVSNRFMPPDDPLGRHGPTLNNFLSKKPVLPEPTWQPCPYGKKCTYGNKCKFYHPERPHQAQLSVADELRAKTKVPGGLGKEEEPCTHSPCRTGGDPVPPATGTETLQGANSGVGHCCYTAWSPGSYCPRLADAWALGPDPALEQDQRLPEALRDGGALVEELSLLSISEEAFGGAGPARVPQDREVADSPRGCCGLGHGPFLLHHHHPSDCVWRHLEHRWPRESPQEPSSRCLPARSQHCPALQAQQQQQQQHLLPPSTMSPAGLLQGYGEQSALPRRCFPSQSLLLDTSSGLSFFQKAYAYPDAAYCSYWPPPAARPPCAQPASIHRELCTMFSCAEVNRVMALYPDIKDMASLTLLIQRHRNL, encoded by the exons ATGGAGGTGCACCACAGCAAGCTGGACTTCTTCTGCAAGCTGGGCTACAGCAAGCAGGACATCTGCAAAGTGCTGGAGAACCTGGGCCAAGAGGCCCTGGAGGACGACGTGCTGAAAGAGCTGATTCGGATGGGGAGCAAACCCCAGGCTCTGGAGAGCCAGGCTCAGCCCGCCCCGCCAAAGCTCATTGCCCGGGggtcctgcagcacctctccgGTGTCACAGTGGCTTGGGGGAGACGAAAGTGATTCCTCCAGTCACTTGAGACCCATTGTGATCGACGGCAGCAATGTCGCGATGAG CCATGGGAATAAAGAGGTCTTTTCCTGCTGGGGGATCCGCCTGGCGGTGGACTGGTTCCGAGAGAGGGGGCACACCTACATCAAGGTTTTTGTCCCGCTTTGGAGAAAGGAGCCCCCTCGACAAGACAGTCCCATTGCAG ATCAGCACATTCTTGAAGAGCTTGAGAAGCAGTCGATCCTTGTGTACACCCCCTCTCGGAAGGTGAAAGGCAAGAGGGTGGTTTGCTACGATGATCGCTACATTGTGAAAGTTGCGTATGAGAAAGACGGAGTCATTGTCTCCAACGACCACTATCGGGATCTCCAGAATGAAAACCCTGAGTGGAAGTGGTTTATCGAGCAGCGGCTGCTCATGTACTCGTTTGTCAGTAACAG GTTTATGCCTCCTGATGACCCCCTAGGCCGGCACGGACCCACCCTTAATAATTTCCTCAGCAAAAAGCCTGTGCTTCCTGAACCAACGTGGCAACCTTGCCCCTACG gTAAGAAATGCACCTATGGTAATAAATGCAAGTTCTACCACCCGGAGAGGCCACACCAAGCTCAGCTGTCAGTCGCTGATGAGCTCCGAGCCAAGACCAAGGTGCCTGGCggcctggggaaggaggaggagccATGCACCCACTCTCCATGCCGGACAGGCGGCGATCCCGTGCCCCCTGCCACTGGCACAGAAACGCTGCAGGGAGCCAACAGCGGTGTGGGGCACTGCTGCTACACGGCCTGGTCCCCAGGCAGCTACTGCCCGCGGCTGGCTGACGCCTGGGCCCTTGGCCCCGACCCTGCCCTGGAGCAGGACCAGAGGCTGCCGGAGGCCCTGAGGGACGGAGGAGCCCTCGTGGAGGAGCTGTCATTGCTCTCCATCAGCGAGGAGGCGTTTGGTGGAGCTGGGCCAGCCCGTGTCCCCCAGGACCGAGAGGTGGCTGACAGCCCGCGGGGCTGCTGTGGCCTTGGGCACGGCCCCTTCctgctccaccaccaccacccctcgGACTGTGTCTGGAGGCACCTGGAGCACCGCTGGCCCCGGGAGAGCCCACAGGAGCCCAGCAGCCGCTGCCTCCCTGCCAGGTCTCAGCACTGCCCAGCCCtacaagcacagcagcagcagcagcagcagcacctcctgcctccctccaccATGTctccagctgggctgctgcaggggtaCGGCGAGCAGTCTGCACTGCCCCGCCGCTGCTTCCCCAGccagtccctgctgctggacaCCAGCAGCGGGCTCAGCTTCTTCCAGAAAGCCTACGCTTACCCCGATGCTGCTTACTGCAGCTACTGGCCGCCCCCCGCTGCACGACCTCCTTGTGCCCAGCCGGCCAGCATCCACAGGGAGCTGTGCACCATGTTCTCCTGTGCTGAGGTGAACCGAGTCATGGCCTTGTACCCCGACATCAAGGACATGGCTAGTTTGACTTTACTCATTCAAAGACACAGGAACTTGTGA